The following proteins are co-located in the Cyanobacteria bacterium GSL.Bin1 genome:
- a CDS encoding DUF4278 domain-containing protein, with protein sequence MQLRYCGINYELNPFRVEMVATGLNASFRGLSYPVQRCINLESSRNVANLKYRGIFYSCLKWEEHSRPTSASTPALVHGSS encoded by the coding sequence ATGCAGTTACGCTATTGCGGAATCAATTACGAGCTTAACCCTTTTCGAGTCGAGATGGTAGCAACGGGTCTTAATGCTTCTTTTCGAGGTTTATCCTATCCCGTTCAACGCTGTATCAACCTCGAGAGTTCTCGAAACGTGGCAAATTTAAAGTATCGCGGTATTTTTTATTCCTGCCTGAAGTGGGAAGAACACTCGCGACCGACTTCAGCAAGTACTCCTGCACTTGTACACGGTTCTTCTTAA
- a CDS encoding PhzF family phenazine biosynthesis isomerase, with the protein MKQTIIQVDAFTNTPFSGNPAAVCVLTEPQSDQWMQQVAAEMNLSETAFLHPHEDDYALRWFTPTTEVPLCGHATLASAHVLWSEGYLPLDQSARFDTKSGLLTATRHEDWIELNFPAATYTPIAIPEPLPQALGMPVQSVQVTDLGYLVEVDSADRVKQMQPDLGVLARLEQPNAIVTSLAKPESAFDIVSRFFAPGLGIPEDPVTGAAHCVLGPYWCRRRQQDTLLAYQASPRGGVVKVSYDGSDRVSLSGQAVTVFRAEII; encoded by the coding sequence ATGAAACAGACCATTATTCAGGTTGATGCCTTTACTAACACTCCTTTCAGTGGCAACCCCGCCGCTGTCTGTGTCCTCACCGAACCTCAATCGGATCAGTGGATGCAGCAGGTCGCTGCGGAAATGAATCTTTCGGAAACAGCCTTTCTTCATCCGCACGAAGATGACTATGCCCTACGTTGGTTTACTCCAACTACGGAAGTTCCTCTTTGTGGCCACGCCACCCTAGCCAGTGCTCACGTTCTTTGGTCAGAGGGCTACTTACCCCTCGACCAATCCGCTCGATTCGATACGAAAAGCGGTTTGCTAACAGCAACCCGGCACGAAGATTGGATTGAGTTAAACTTCCCAGCAGCCACCTACACTCCTATCGCAATCCCCGAACCACTCCCGCAGGCGCTGGGCATGCCGGTGCAATCGGTGCAAGTGACTGACCTCGGGTATTTGGTAGAAGTTGACTCAGCGGATCGAGTCAAGCAAATGCAACCTGATTTGGGGGTACTCGCTCGCCTGGAACAACCAAACGCGATTGTTACCAGTTTAGCTAAGCCAGAGTCTGCTTTCGACATTGTCTCCCGCTTTTTTGCACCGGGTCTGGGCATTCCCGAAGACCCCGTTACTGGCGCAGCTCACTGTGTTTTGGGTCCCTATTGGTGTCGTCGCCGGCAGCAGGATACCCTTTTGGCCTATCAAGCGTCTCCCCGGGGCGGTGTCGTTAAAGTTTCCTACGATGGCAGCGATCGCGTTTCCTTAAGCGGTCAAGCCGTGACAGTCTTTCGCGCCGAAATAATATGA